A DNA window from Gorilla gorilla gorilla isolate KB3781 chromosome 6, NHGRI_mGorGor1-v2.1_pri, whole genome shotgun sequence contains the following coding sequences:
- the GNGT1 gene encoding guanine nucleotide-binding protein G(T) subunit gamma-T1, with the protein MPVINIEDLTEKDKLKMEVDQLKKEVTLERMLVSKCCEEVRDYVEERSGEDPLVKGIPEDKNPFKELKGGCVIS; encoded by the exons ATGCCAGTAATCAATATTGAGGACCTGACAGAAAAGGACAAATTGAAGATGGAAGTTGACCAGCTCAAGAAAGAAGTGACACTGGAAAGAATGCTA GTTTCCAAATGTTGTGAAGAAGTAAGAGATTATGTTGAAGAACGATCTGGCGAGGATCCACTGGTAAAGGGCATCCCAGAGGACAAAAATCCCTTCAAGGAGCTCAAAGGAGGCTGTGTGATTTCAtaa